One window of the Streptomyces asoensis genome contains the following:
- a CDS encoding ComEC/Rec2 family competence protein, producing MRREDSEAVGGRAGPGSAARQAVHAASGKRLGDAHPRQEGPVDLRLVPPALAAWVTAALTLDASPGVVGGIVAVCLLAAGALLIVRRRAAGRGAGPVAGPVAGRRMWPRVTVAASLLCVGAAAASSGLHGADLRRGPVPELAREYATVTAEVEITSDPRLTRPRVRGDQVTPDSVLINAEVRSVEGAARTAVATRAPVLVVVDVGSRWSAGGARANPESRQMPGQLGPSRQAPGRQAFGGAPEEAVGPAGAGGVRGSGVRSGVQSRTSWLGLLPSTRVRVTGRLVPALAGGDRFAAVLRVRGRVVPSVVREPSGTQRLAGRLRAGLREATDGLPADARALLPGLVVGDTSRITPELDEAFKATDLAHTLAVSGSNLTIILVLLLGPPGLAQQVERRGLAPRLGVPLRATALLGGALTLGFVVVCRPDPSVLRAAACGAIVLLALATGRRRSLIPALATAVLLLVLYDPWLARSYGFLLSVLATGALLTLAPRWSAALRRRRVPPRLAEALAAAGAAQALCAPVVAVLSARVSLVAVPCNLLVEFAVAPATVLGFAVLATAPVAMPVAEALAWCASWPAAWIAGVARSGAALPGGGVDWPGNWGGAFLLALVTGGVVLLGRRLSRHPWLCAVCGVLLLLVVVQPPPLTRVLTGWPPPGWRLAMCDVGQGDATVLAAGGGVGVVVDAGPDPALVDRCLRKLGITRVPLVVLTHFHADHVAGLPGVLRGRAVGAIETTGFEEPVDQVEFVRREAEARDVPVVRAAAGERRRVGALDWEVLWPPPGPASRPDGPNDASVTLLVRAAGLRMLLLGDLEPPAQQALLRSPAAPLVRGVDVLKVAHHGSAYQAPDLIRAVAPRLALISCGADNPYGHPAPSTVAALRAGGAAVLRTDRDGALAVATGTGGELRVARD from the coding sequence ATGAGGCGCGAAGACAGCGAGGCCGTCGGTGGCCGGGCCGGACCCGGCTCCGCTGCCCGCCAGGCCGTGCACGCGGCCTCCGGGAAGCGGCTGGGCGACGCCCATCCGCGTCAGGAAGGGCCGGTGGATCTACGGCTGGTACCACCCGCGCTGGCGGCCTGGGTGACGGCGGCGCTGACGTTGGACGCGTCTCCGGGGGTGGTGGGCGGCATCGTGGCCGTCTGCCTCCTGGCCGCCGGTGCCCTGCTGATCGTGAGGCGGCGTGCGGCGGGGCGCGGTGCGGGGCCCGTTGCGGGGCCTGTTGCCGGTCGGCGGATGTGGCCCCGGGTCACCGTCGCCGCCTCGTTGCTCTGCGTGGGCGCGGCTGCCGCGTCATCCGGGCTGCACGGGGCCGATCTGCGCCGGGGGCCGGTGCCGGAGTTGGCGCGGGAGTACGCGACCGTCACCGCCGAGGTCGAGATCACCTCCGATCCACGACTCACCCGGCCCCGGGTCAGAGGGGACCAGGTGACCCCGGACTCCGTGCTGATCAACGCCGAGGTACGCAGCGTCGAGGGGGCGGCGCGGACGGCCGTCGCGACGCGGGCCCCGGTACTGGTGGTGGTGGACGTCGGCTCGCGCTGGAGCGCGGGTGGGGCACGGGCGAATCCCGAGAGCCGCCAGATGCCGGGCCAGCTGGGGCCCAGCCGCCAGGCGCCTGGTCGTCAGGCGTTCGGCGGTGCTCCCGAGGAGGCTGTCGGCCCGGCTGGGGCCGGCGGTGTGCGGGGCTCCGGGGTGCGGTCCGGGGTGCAGTCCAGGACTTCGTGGCTGGGGCTGTTGCCGTCCACGCGGGTGCGGGTGACCGGGCGGCTGGTGCCCGCGCTGGCCGGCGGGGACCGATTCGCGGCCGTGCTGCGGGTGCGGGGCCGAGTGGTGCCGTCGGTCGTGCGGGAACCGTCGGGCACGCAGCGGTTGGCGGGGCGATTGCGGGCGGGACTGCGGGAGGCCACCGACGGACTCCCGGCGGACGCGAGGGCACTGCTGCCGGGGCTGGTCGTCGGGGACACCTCGCGGATCACGCCCGAACTGGACGAGGCGTTCAAGGCGACGGATCTGGCCCACACCCTCGCCGTTTCCGGGAGCAACCTCACGATCATCCTCGTCCTGCTCCTCGGCCCGCCCGGGCTGGCCCAGCAGGTCGAGCGCCGCGGTCTGGCACCTCGCCTCGGCGTCCCGCTCCGGGCGACCGCGCTGCTCGGCGGAGCGCTCACGCTCGGCTTCGTGGTGGTGTGCCGGCCCGACCCGAGCGTGCTGCGCGCCGCGGCCTGTGGAGCGATCGTGCTCCTCGCCCTGGCGACCGGCCGCCGTCGGTCCCTGATCCCGGCGCTGGCGACGGCGGTGCTGCTGTTGGTGCTGTACGACCCGTGGCTGGCCCGGAGTTACGGGTTCCTGCTGTCCGTCCTGGCCACCGGGGCCCTGCTGACGCTGGCGCCACGCTGGAGTGCCGCGCTGCGACGGCGCCGGGTGCCCCCGCGGCTCGCGGAGGCGTTGGCGGCCGCGGGAGCCGCGCAGGCGCTGTGCGCGCCGGTCGTGGCGGTGCTGTCGGCGCGGGTGAGCCTGGTGGCGGTGCCCTGCAATCTCCTGGTGGAGTTCGCGGTCGCGCCGGCGACAGTGCTGGGTTTCGCGGTGCTGGCGACGGCTCCTGTGGCGATGCCGGTGGCCGAGGCGCTGGCGTGGTGCGCGAGTTGGCCGGCCGCGTGGATCGCCGGTGTGGCGCGGAGCGGGGCGGCGCTGCCCGGCGGGGGAGTGGACTGGCCGGGGAACTGGGGTGGGGCGTTCCTGCTCGCCCTGGTCACGGGCGGGGTGGTGCTGCTCGGGCGGCGGCTGTCGCGGCACCCGTGGCTGTGTGCGGTCTGCGGGGTGCTGCTTCTGCTCGTGGTGGTGCAACCGCCGCCGCTGACCCGGGTGCTCACGGGCTGGCCGCCACCGGGCTGGCGGCTCGCGATGTGCGACGTGGGGCAGGGTGACGCGACCGTCCTGGCGGCGGGCGGGGGCGTCGGCGTGGTGGTGGACGCCGGGCCGGATCCGGCACTGGTCGACCGCTGTCTGCGCAAGCTCGGGATCACCCGGGTGCCGCTCGTCGTGCTGACCCACTTCCACGCCGATCATGTGGCCGGGTTGCCGGGAGTGCTGCGGGGCCGGGCGGTGGGGGCGATCGAGACGACGGGGTTCGAGGAGCCCGTGGACCAGGTGGAGTTCGTGCGGAGGGAGGCGGAGGCGCGGGACGTGCCGGTGGTGCGGGCCGCGGCCGGGGAGCGGCGGCGGGTCGGTGCTCTCGACTGGGAGGTGCTGTGGCCGCCACCGGGCCCGGCGTCGCGCCCGGACGGGCCGAACGACGCGAGCGTGACGTTGCTCGTGCGGGCGGCCGGGCTGCGGATGCTGCTGCTCGGCGATCTCGAACCCCCGGCCCAGCAGGCGTTGTTGCGATCGCCGGCGGCACCGTTGGTGCGTGGGGTGGATGTGCTCAAGGTGGCTCATCACGGCTCGGCCTACCAGGCCCCCGACCTCATACGCGCCGTGGCGCCACGGCTGGCGTTGATCTCGTGCGGCGCGGACAACCCGTACGGGCATCCCGCGCCCAGCACGGTCGCGGCGTTGCGCGCGGGAGGGGCGGCAGTGCTGCGGACGGACCGGGACGGGGCGCTGGCGGTGGCCACCGGCACGGGCGGGGAGCTGCGGGTGGCGCGGGACTGA
- a CDS encoding helix-hairpin-helix domain-containing protein, translating to MALRSHPRSPNATSGPGRGPGSDGRSHRLRPPGGRRNGHRHASAEEIRRRAKVLFAERPREQGEMGMGPPGEGGGDGGGAVLVDVSGASGASGASGASGATDASGASGVQESAGAAVAVVVAGVPVAPGALKRSGASRVDVPGGEGVQHADADAEIDGDGDEIRKGSTPRVAGPWQERVGLALRERMPVWLLARCGLERRSVLALSVLLVVAAAFAVQHFWVGRAQPVRAPEVVRAAAPYESGELNSAAGTAPSAGPPGVGGTAGAEIVVDVSGKVRKPGIHRLPAGSRVVDALGAAGGVRPGTDTDGLNRARFLVDGEQVVVGVPVPQAGAAGTGAGSSSAGSTGAGTGAGPPVPVSLNTATVDQFDTLPGVGPVLAQHIIDYRAQHGGFRSVDELREVNGIGERRFADLRNLVRP from the coding sequence ATGGCACTTCGATCACATCCACGCAGCCCGAACGCGACCAGCGGCCCCGGCCGGGGCCCCGGCTCCGACGGCCGTTCCCACCGTCTCCGTCCACCGGGCGGCCGCCGGAACGGACACCGACACGCCTCGGCGGAGGAGATCCGCCGCCGGGCGAAGGTGCTCTTCGCCGAACGGCCCCGGGAACAAGGGGAGATGGGGATGGGGCCGCCGGGTGAGGGCGGTGGGGATGGTGGGGGTGCTGTTCTTGTTGATGTGTCGGGTGCGTCGGGTGCGTCGGGTGCGTCGGGTGCGTCGGGGGCAACGGATGCATCGGGGGCGTCAGGTGTACAGGAATCGGCCGGTGCGGCAGTAGCGGTGGTGGTGGCGGGGGTGCCGGTTGCGCCGGGTGCTCTGAAGAGGTCCGGTGCGTCACGGGTGGATGTGCCCGGTGGCGAGGGTGTGCAGCATGCCGATGCCGATGCCGAAATCGACGGCGACGGCGACGAGATTCGTAAGGGGAGTACTCCCCGTGTCGCCGGGCCCTGGCAGGAGCGGGTGGGGCTTGCTCTGCGGGAGCGGATGCCGGTGTGGCTGCTGGCGCGCTGCGGGCTGGAACGCAGGAGTGTGCTCGCGCTCTCGGTGCTGCTCGTCGTCGCCGCCGCCTTCGCCGTGCAGCACTTCTGGGTCGGCCGGGCCCAGCCGGTGCGGGCACCGGAGGTGGTGCGAGCCGCCGCCCCCTACGAGTCGGGGGAGCTGAACTCGGCTGCCGGTACCGCCCCTTCCGCAGGCCCGCCGGGCGTCGGCGGCACGGCCGGGGCCGAGATCGTGGTGGACGTCAGCGGCAAGGTGAGGAAGCCCGGCATCCACCGCCTCCCGGCCGGTTCACGGGTGGTCGACGCGCTGGGCGCGGCCGGTGGTGTGCGACCGGGCACCGACACCGACGGTCTCAACCGCGCGCGTTTCCTCGTGGACGGGGAGCAGGTCGTCGTCGGCGTTCCCGTCCCGCAGGCCGGGGCCGCCGGGACGGGAGCGGGGTCGTCGTCGGCGGGCTCCACCGGTGCCGGCACGGGAGCAGGGCCACCGGTCCCCGTCTCCCTCAACACGGCCACCGTGGACCAGTTCGACACGCTGCCCGGCGTGGGACCCGTGCTGGCGCAGCACATCATCGACTACCGGGCGCAGCACGGCGGTTTCCGGTCGGTGGACGAACTGCGCGAGGTCAACGGCATCGGCGAGCGACGCTTCGCCGACCTGCGGAATCTCGTGCGGCCATGA
- a CDS encoding DegV family protein: MSRHVAIVTDSTAYLPQRTMERHGITAVPLTVVLGDQALEEGNEISTRSLAQALHKRRSVTTSRPSPQLFAETYRRIAESGATGIVSLHLSAELSGTYDAAVVAAREAPVPVRVVDTGMVAMALGFCALAAAEVAEAGGTVDEAVTAAEKRAAGTSAYFYVDTLDYLRRGGRIGAAQALLGSALAVKPLLQLSGGRIDLLEKVRTASKAIARLEELGADRAGSAPVDIAVHHLAAPERASALADRLRSRVPGLADLHVSEVGAVIGAHTGPGLLGVVVSPR, translated from the coding sequence ATGTCCCGCCATGTCGCGATCGTCACGGATTCAACGGCCTACTTGCCGCAGCGGACGATGGAGCGTCACGGCATCACCGCGGTGCCCCTGACCGTCGTCCTCGGCGACCAGGCTCTTGAAGAGGGCAACGAGATCTCGACCCGTTCCCTCGCCCAGGCCCTGCACAAGCGACGTTCCGTCACCACCTCGCGTCCCAGCCCCCAGCTCTTCGCCGAGACGTATCGCAGGATCGCCGAGTCCGGTGCCACCGGCATCGTCTCGCTCCACCTCTCCGCCGAACTGTCCGGCACCTACGACGCGGCGGTCGTCGCGGCGCGTGAGGCGCCGGTGCCGGTGCGGGTGGTGGACACCGGCATGGTCGCGATGGCGCTCGGCTTCTGCGCGCTCGCGGCGGCCGAGGTCGCCGAGGCGGGCGGCACGGTCGACGAGGCGGTCACCGCGGCGGAGAAACGGGCCGCCGGCACCTCCGCCTATTTCTACGTCGACACCCTGGACTACCTGCGCCGCGGCGGCCGGATCGGCGCCGCCCAGGCCCTGTTGGGCTCCGCGCTCGCGGTGAAGCCGCTGCTCCAGCTGAGCGGGGGGCGCATCGACCTCCTGGAGAAGGTACGGACGGCGTCGAAGGCGATCGCCCGCCTGGAGGAACTCGGGGCCGACCGGGCGGGCAGCGCGCCGGTCGACATCGCCGTGCACCATCTCGCCGCTCCCGAGCGGGCGTCCGCGCTCGCCGACCGTCTGCGGTCCCGCGTGCCCGGACTCGCCGACCTGCATGTGAGCGAGGTCGGCGCGGTGATCGGGGCGCATACCGGGCCGGGGCTGCTGGGGGTCGTGGTCTCGCCGCGCTGA